The window ttgggtgaactattcctttaaattttaaaatagttttagatTAGTGATTACGGGGCTTTACCtgaagatttaggcccaataccaattgtatttttgtaccccctccccttggcccttgaaacagagtgtgaaggggaagggcttcaaaattagACACCtaacctgcacatgtcatcatatgtcatcgcaatctcttgcttcatacgAGATCAGATGAgtgcgactgctgtagtgattccagttgagttattttttggtgtttataTTCAGGAAATTACTGAAGGCATGTGTTAtcttatcataacgatctaaaatggcaataagattgtaactataATGctcatttacaccgtggccatattcatctatgaaaacacacgaaaacaacatcaacattatagcagacaatgTAAAAAGGTCActtccagccactagacttttctgacagggtattcgagtgttagaatgttgtgggactgctgtacaggagttatcaTTATTGAATTTAGATAGCAAAACTTTGCGGTCttcatttaacctttttttttttaaagcatgacggtaaaacacaaatgcggttatgaatgtaataaaacatatgcttgtttgttgtaaaaaaaatcgtaaaaatgacaaaaaaatactaatttgtgcatctccttacatCCGTGAGCAGATACGCTGCATGTTGTGGCTAGTGTTACCCCTTGGTTTAAGGCCCCGtctacactaatgcgttttcgttttaaaacgcataagttttgctatggttacgccatccatctacactatgccggagttctcgagcgccgaaaacggagcgtttcaaaaacgctggagaggccgttttcattctaaaacgctgctgctccgtctcagtgtgcaTGGGGAAAGACGAAGACATCCGAAAACGGAGgcgttcagtctcgcatcctgtTCTTATtgcgagattagatccagcgggagatgcttgatgagcagtccgactagcagagctctcatctgggtagaaatgcagCAGCGCTTgcccaagagtgtgtgtgtgtgtggtcacgtgatgtgcgttttcagcgttttggtgtggacggagagcagttcagaaacgctgggtaaaacgcgagtgtggacgctgatcgttttcattctaaaacgccgctttaaaactaaaacgcactagtgtaaacggggcctaagtgtggtcctgaaaaatctctgtttgaaggggtatctacccctttcccttagcccttcgccttcaagctaaagagaattgggacacccttaCCCCTTTACGTGAATgcgcaaaacaaggggtaagaagaagggctaaggggtagactTGGAACTGAGCCTTAGTTTTAATCGTAGTCTAGGAAAGACAGTTGAGTGCCAAGAAAAGTGTAGAAATTATATTGAAGTGACATTTATGTAATTTGACAAAATGCACTTTTAAAGATCTCAACCACGTTATATTATAGTGATTATAAATATCATTTGCAATTGTTGTAACATGATTTTAAACCTGCACAAGTCTGCACAAGGGCAACTCAGGCATGCTAAAACACACTTGACTGACTCATGGTCTAAAGTCATGCAAATTGTGATAGAATGTAAAACTGTTGTTGATTGTTTCCATGCCACCCAGAGTGAGTGCTCCATTTGCATTCTCTTGGTCTTAAGCCAAACGAATTACAAAGACATTACACAAGCAGTTTTCAAGTGGCACAGTACAGCCTGATCTTTTATTCTCACCCAAGAGCACTTAAACCAAGAAAATGAAAGCTGTTTACACTATAGCGGTTAGCATTGTAGCAGTTCTCAATGTTTTTGTCTATGTAGTAACTTTTGCAAGTACTGGTTTTCATTTTGCTGATGACCTGAATTTTAAAGGAAGTCTTTAGATGATATCACCTTAACCTTTTTGGTTTGTCATGTGCGCTTGGAGGTTGGCCTGCAAGTGGACAATTTGTTTATACTGTACACAGACTACCAAAAACAGACACCACACATCAGTAACAGGAAAATcggagtaaaaaataaaaactacttgtAAACTACATCTTCAAAAAGAGCATGGAGAGCATCAGCAATATTTTGCCAGTGAAAATGCTGTTTCGAAAACTGGGACGAGCGGTGTTTTTAATACTCCTCTCCTTCTTCCTCTCCTTCTTCTCCGACGCTGTCTGTGCCCACCTCTTCATAATCCTTCTCCAGGGCAGCCATGTCTTCTCTGGCCTCTGAGAACTCGCCCTCCTCCATACCTTCACCCACATACCAATGAACGAAAGCTCTCTTGGCGTACATCAGATCAAACTTGTGGTCCAGACGAGCCCAGGCTTCAGCAATGGCTGTGGTGTTGCTCAACATGCACACGGCTCTCTGCACTTTAGCCAGGTCTCCTCCGGGAACCACAGTTGGGGGCTGGTAGTTGATGCCAACCTTGAACCCGGTGGGACACCAGTCCACAAACTGGATGGTGCGTTTGGTTTTGATGGTGGCGATGGCGGAGTTGACGTCTTTGGGTACGACATCTCCACGGTACAGCAGACAGCAAGCCATGTACTTGCCGTGACGGGGGTCGCACTTCACCATCTGATTGGCTGGCTCAAAGCAAGCGTTGGTAATTTCTGCAACAGAGAGCTGCTCGTGGTAGGCTTTCTCAGCGGAGATCACTGGGGCGTAGGTGGCTAAAGGGAAGTGGATACGAGGATAGGGCACCAGGTTAGTTTGGAACTCAGTCAGATCTACATTCAGGGCTCCATCGAAGCGCAGGGAGGCGGTGATGGAGGAAACGATCTGCCCGATCAGCCTGTTGAGGTTTGTGTATGTGGGACGCTCGATGTCTAGATTTCTTCTGCAGATGTCGTAGATGGCCTCGTTGTCCACCATGAAGGCACAGTCAGAGTGCTCAAGGGTGGTGTGGGTGGTGAGGATGGAGTTGTAGGGCTCCACCACTGCTGTGGATACTTGGGGTGCAGGATAAATGGCAAACTCAAGCTTGGACTTCTTTCCGTAGTCAACAGAGAGCCGTTCCATAAGGAGGGAGGTGAACCCAGAGCCAGTGCCACCACCAAAACTGTGGAAGATCAGGAAGCCCTGGAGCCCAGTGCACTGATCAGCCTGCAGGATTC is drawn from Danio rerio strain Tuebingen ecotype United States chromosome 6, GRCz12tu, whole genome shotgun sequence and contains these coding sequences:
- the si:ch211-114n24.6 gene encoding uncharacterized protein LOC795591, whose translation is MRECISVHVGQAGVQMGNACWELYCLEHGIQPDGQMPSDKTIGGGDDSFNTFFSETGAGKHVPRAVFVDLEPTVIDEVRTGTYRQLFHPEQLITGKEDAANNYARGHYTIGKEIIDLVLDRTRKLADQCTGLQGFLIFHSFGGGTGSGFTSLLMERLSVDYGKKSKLEFAIYPAPQVSTAVVEPYNSILTTHTTLEHSDCAFMVDNEAIYDICRRNLDIERPTYTNLNRLIGQIVSSITASLRFDGALNVDLTEFQTNLVPYPRIHFPLATYAPVISAEKAYHEQLSVAEITNACFEPANQMVKCDPRHGKYMACCLLYRGDVVPKDVNSAIATIKTKRTIQFVDWCPTGFKVGINYQPPTVVPGGDLAKVQRAVCMLSNTTAIAEAWARLDHKFDLMYAKRAFVHWYVGEGMEEGEFSEAREDMAALEKDYEEVGTDSVGEEGEEEGEEY